In the genome of Bradyrhizobium ottawaense, the window GATGGTTTTTACGCCACGTCGCCTCGCCTCCTCCACGATCTCTTGCAGAGGATTGACGATTCCGGTTGTCGTCTCACAATGCACGAAACACAGGTGCGTAACGCCAGGATTTCGGCTCAGATACTCGCCGATTTCTTGCGGATCCAAAGGATCGGTCGCGCGCTTGACGAGCTTCAGCGCCTCGACACCCCACAGCCGAAAAATTTGCAGAATACGCTCACCATAGATGCCGTTTACGCAGACGAGCGGCCTGTCGGCTCGGGACACAAATGAAGAGAGGGCAGCCTCCATTGCAAAGGAGCCCCCTCCTTGAATAGGCACCACCGAATAGTCCTCAGCGTTTCCCAGCAAGTCGAGCATCAGCCGCCTCATGCAGGCGGTCACCTCCTTGAACTCGTCATCGCGAGATGCGAGATCAAGCTGCATCTGGCTCCTCACCGCCAACGATAGCGACAATGGACCAGGCGTCAGCAAAGAGCGCTGTCTTGTCAAACCATTCCTCCTACATTGTTTCGTCGATGAGCTGCCGTACGTCCGCCATCGACCCGGAGGCGCGCGTATGCCGTCCTCATCGATAGCTTCGAATGAAGCGCCTTGAATCGCGGTCGCGTTTCGCGTCGACCGCTCCAAAAGGCCGCCGGATAACAACCTCCAATTTCTCATTGCGGACGGAGAGCGATCCTTCACAAACCTCCCCGTTGATGCGTTTCAGACCTCCCAAATAGCCTTTTGGCACTGAACGCTCGGGCGCAAGTGGGCGCCGACGCTCGCTCTCATCCAACTGTCACGCATGTGCAGGCTTGGGCGTGGTCGCCTCTGGCGCTATGAGGCGCCAGTCGGCCGACGGTCCTGTAAGACTGCCCAGTCAGGTAAGCTTTGCCGCCAGAAAGGCGATGCAGCCTAAATCGTCGCGCCCGGACGATAGGCAGCACTCGATAGTCTTCGTTCGCAGCGGGTGTGCAATGCGATTGCTTGGGACTTGATGCATTTTCACTCCGTTGCTCGTGGATGGATTGGGACGCACATGGCTGTCTTGGCGAGCTCGAAGATCGTACAACTTGACGTTACGGGCGTTTCAACCCTCTCGGGTATTTTTCTCGCGGGAATTTTTCCTCACGTACTCCCGTTTGGCAGCGACGAGTCGACGCAAGGAGCGGAGTACGAAGGATTCACAGCGAGGTTCAATAGTTTGAAAGTTCAATTTGGATCGAGCGTGAGTATTCCGCGTGCGAGCGCGATTCTGCGGCGAAATGACGGGATCGTTCCGTTTACGTGCGATCCGGGCCAAAGAGCCATATGGAGGTACGGAGCTTCTACGCAGTCCCCGCGAGATCCTACTGGACGCTGTGCATGACGGTTTACACCTTCTGCCATAGCTGTTGTGTCACGTCCTTGCGCTCGCATGGAGCGGCCTTGGCAGCCTGCGCCGAGCCACACTTGATGGCGATCCAGCGATCTTGGATGCTGGGCGAGCAAGAATCAGTTCGACACCTTTCGGCGAGCGGCCGTGTGACTCCGCATGTCGCCTCGATTTGCTGGGAGTACGTCGAGCCAGGTCCAATTAAGTTGCGCGCATTTATCTTGGAAGCGATTCCTGGGCTTTCAGCATCTCAGTTACTTAACGCCGCTTCGCCGCGGGACGTCTCACCGAGCGATCGTGGCGGCGGTGAGCGTGCGGCTTTACGGCGGTTCCAACGCGTGGGCGGCGAGCAGGATTTGCCGGCATCCCAGCGCTCGGTGCGCACAACTACCTCGCCGATGAGGCACTCTGGTTGGACGACAGTCGCACTTCGTACTTGTTCTGCTCTCTCCTCTGCAGGCCGGCTCGTTGATGCGAGCTCGCGTCCGACATGGTCTACGGGCGCGGTCGAGCACGCCAGCGGTTGACCAGAGCGGATCATCAAGTGATCACTCTTTGTCGCTTGCTAAGTATGAGCTCCGCTTCCTTTTCGGCTACGCCCATGGCTGCCTTCATGGCGATCAACCAGGAAAGGCGGAACGAAGCATGACCCGAACACGCGGCGGGGCTTCGTAGCTCAGGATGGCGCATGCTCGTGACAGAGTTGCCTCGCGATGCGAAGGTGCGGGCGTACGCCGAAGGTGTTCGCCGACGAGCGGGGGCCAAAAGGAAGCAAGTTTGCCAGACGGCACCATCGCCACAAGCATTCAGCATCTTAGGAGATGCTGAGGATCTGCTCAAGCCGCGCGACCTCCCCTCGCAACATCTCGATAGACACGTCTCGGTTCTCCGAAATGTTCAAAGCAGTGTGGACCGGCTCTCCAGCGTGAGATGAGCCGGGCAATCCTCCCGCATTGGTACTTCGCATATCCCACCAGGTGCGGAATATACGGCGATAGAGTTCAGTTACCTCCCGTCCCCTGTCTAGAACACCGGCTTTCTGGGCATGCAGCAGTTCCTGCTCATATCCGAGTTCCAGCAAAAGCTCGGCACCGACCAGATCGGTCACGGTTTGCATCTCCTCGAACGTTCATGTGGAAGATCCTTGGTAGGGCTACGAGCAAAACAATGTGTTCAATGCCGATTATGAATCACGACCGGACATAACCTTTGAGACCAACACTTTCTAACAAAGCCCATCAATGAGGATGCTGGAGGCCCACCGCCACATTGAAACGCCATCCAAAAAACCCCCTCAGCGCGGATCGGCAAAGCCAATTTGCTACAGAACCTTCTATGGCACTGAGGGCGGCCTGCGAGCCGCCCTACCGTGCAAGTACCAGCGCGGCCCAAGCTATCGCTGATGTCCGAGTCCGATTCCAAGATTCAAGGCCTTCTGGCGAAGCGCACCGACACTGCGTTTGGTCATCTTTGCTATTTTTATCACGGGGGTCCTGGCCTTCGAGTGGACTTTGAGCTCCTTGATATCTGCCTTCGTCCATTCGCGCCGCTTAACGCGTTTCTTGGTTGCTTTCTTCACGATGAATGCTCCTTCTTAGGGGAGCGGCTTGTAACATAGTTTTTTCGGCGCGACGACCGTAAAAAATTAGACAAATATTATACGGAATCGCGCCAGGTATAATCTTGGGCATGTCTTCCGAAGCGAGGTGTCTGCACTGTTGCAGCTGCGCAATTGTAAACTTCATACGCACGTCGCGTTCTGATAGCGTTCCAATCGACGCCTTTATATGCGGAGCTAAACAACCAACACGCTCTCGAATAAGCGAGCTATGCGGGATTTTGGGTGACGAGGCGATCAGGCGGCGTGGTTTTCCGGCACTTGGATGACCTCGATGCCGTTTTCGAATCTGACACCTGCGATGACCTTCGGCAACTGATTTGTGCCTTTCAGCCGCCGCCAGGTCTTTGATGCGGCGCAGAGCAGCTTGAACACCATCAACTTGGCAGTCGTTGACGATAACGAACCTTTCGTGCGCACCGTTCTGTGCCGGACCGTCGCGAACACGCTTTCGATGGGATTCGTCGTCCGCAAGTGGTCCCAATGCTCGGCGGGGAATTCGTAGAACGCAAGCATTGCGTCGCGATCTTTCGTCAGGCACTCGACCGCCTTGTCGTACTTCGCTCCGTATTTCTCGGCAAAGACATCGATCGCCACTTCGGCCGAAGCTCGGTTGGACGCCAAATAGACCTCGCGCAGATCCTTCTTCATGCTGGCCTGTACCGACACTGCGACTTTGTTCAAGATATTCGCGGTTTTGTGCACCCAGCACCGCTGATGTCGCGTGGCGGGAAAGACCTCGTCGAGCGCCTTCCAGAAGCCGAGCGCGCCGTCACCGACGGCGATTTCCGGGGCGATCTTCAGCCCACGGGTTTTCGCCTCGACGAGCAGTTCGTGCCAGCTCTGCGTGCTCTCGCGCACGCCGACCTGGAAGCCGATGAGTTCCTTCTTGCCTTCCGGCGTCGCGCCGATCAGCACCAGCATGCATTCGCTGTGGTCTTCCATGCGAGCCTGCAGGAAGACGCCGTCCGCCCACACGTATACGTACCGGCGCGCCGACAGATCGCGCTTCTGCCAACGCTCGTACTCGAGCTGCCACTCCGTCGTCAGTCTGGAAACCACCGCCGGAGAAAGATTCGGCGCATCCTTGCCCAGGAGCGCCGCCAGCGCCTCCTGGAAGTCGCCCGTCGAGATGCCTCGCAGGTACAGAACCGGCAAAAGTGCATCCAAGCTCTTCGTGCGCCGTGCCCACAACGGCAGGATCGCCGAGGTGAAGCGGATCCGCTCGCCATCGCTGGTCACCGCGCGATCGCGAATCTTTACCCGGGCGACTTCGACGGCGCCGATCCCCGTCTGGATCGTCCGCACTGGACCATGGCCGTGCCGCACGAGGCGGTCGCGGCCATCGGGAAGCTTCAAGCCCTTCATCGCGGCGAGAAACGCCTCGGCTTCCATCTCGACAGCCTGCGCAAGCAGCTGCCGAGCACCAGATCGCAAAATATTCGTCAGTGGATCGTCGATCTCATCGGGCTGACGCAGTGGGACAATGTTGCTATGCTCGTTCATGGCGTATCGCTCTCCTTGAGGTTCTGGCAGGCTCGACACCCGCCTCGATACGCCGCCTATCTCATTCCGTCATCACCCAGTTTCCCGCATAGCTCCGAATAAGCGAGCCAAATCGCAATAGAGATGAACGGATCCCACTAAGGAGGTGCGGACAGAGAACGGAAGGATGTTGTGTTTCAGCCTCCGCGATATTGCTAAGAGAGAGGTGGCTGACGAGAATGATCACAAGGCCCGCTCAGCTTTGATCACGCGCTCTTTGTCAAGTTCGCTTCTTGACGTATTCAACTCGCGCAAAGAGCGCCGCCGCTTGATGGCCTCGACTGAAGTGGTAGGTTATTGGTGAAGTTCACGCGCGCCGACCTCACATCCAAAATGCTGATATGTCGAGCTCGTTCTCCGCGTGCAGCCCACTGCCAGTGATGCCCTCAATTCCAGTGCAAGATCATCATGCCAACTTTTCGGGATAAGAAATTTGCTGAAAATCCAGCACGACTGGCGTCCACCGCCGATCAGGACACCACAGGCGGTAGAACGCTTAAAGACGGGCAGAGACCCTCGTCGGCTACCTTCGCCAACCAACACATGGGTTCTTGGCCCTGTTCCCGCATCTGACCCGGATGCCTTCCGGGAAATCAGTTTAGCCGACCGTCTCGACGACACTGATGTGCACGAAGAGGCCAAATCCTTCGTCCCTCAGGTCAATATCTTCGGTCGCGTTTAACGACTCCACAACACTGATTACAACATTACAACGACACTGTTTCTAGATTGAACTTCGCGATCCAGTCGAACTACATCACCACCAGCAAGGGTTTAAGCGGCTGTCCTCCACGTCGAAATCGGTTTACGTGGGCTCAACCGCATGCCGTGGGACGCTTTCTGCCCGCGTTCGCTTCCAGCCGAGAAAACAAAGGGAGCGGCACCTCAGCTTTCGGCTCTTGCGCGAACTCTCGCTCAACCTGCGCCTGCATAGTACCCCGATCTAAGTTTTCGAGCGCCTCAAGCTATTCTCTTCCCTCCTCGGTGATAATCCAGCACCCGGCCTTCCGCTCGATCAGCTTTTGGCCGAAAACATCGAGTTGGGGCGCGCGGCTCGCAGTCCGCTTCATACGACCCGTCCACTCCGGGCCGCTGCTACAATAGATAGCCAAATGCTGCTTAACGACTTCGATACTCGCCAGACCGTGCGGCTGGCCGGCAAGTCTCTTCAGTATCGACAACTGAAAACTCGCGCACGCCATCGACTTAAGGAACCCATATTACATATTTTGAGGTAAGCTCCAGAGCTGCGAGCCGCTTTTCAAAAGAGAGCTTCCTCCTAAATCCGATTGCACGACACCCGCCTGCCGTCGCCGCGGTAAGCAACGCTTTCGACTGCATCCCGCCAAGAATCTTCCGAAGAACGGTTCAGCATTAGATAGCTGCGTTGACTAGGAGCGTGAGGTGGTCTTGACTGCCGACTTCGACCGACTTGAGATCAAACGACGTCGGTAGTAGCCACGCCGTTGTACATCCTGATGAATGACATCGCTCACCGAACGAACCGCCCGCTTCTTTCGTTTCCAATTCCCGCCCAATTCCGCGGGGATCGCAAAGCCTCTCGGCACGACCAAAAGATCGTTTCTTTGGTTCAAATAGATATCGAACATGTGGTGGCTCTTTTTTGCACAAGCGTAGATCGGCTGTCATCGAAGCAACAGTTGCCTTTAAGTCACTGGACGATCAAATGACATTCAAAAGCTCCCGTCCTGATACGGGAAGACGGTCACGTGCACAATGGTGCCGCCAGATGTGAGCGTGTGCACGTCCCGACTTACGGCGCACGGAGAGGGCACCCGACAATGTCCACTTCAAACGAGGCGGAGAGTCTATCTAGGTGGCCACTCCGAGCGGATCTTAAGATTGCCATAAAAGAATAGATCGAAAGAGAGTTCGCGATCGTGAGCCGCATAATTGGTGGCCGTACCCGCTACGACTTCCTTCAATCTCGACCACTCATCGTACGAATTCAAGGTCACGCTTACCTCCTAGCAGCGAGATCGTCTGTTCTCTACCCACTGGGATGATCCCGCTTTGGCCGGCTGGTCAGATGCGCTCTACACCATTGCCGGATAGGTGCTCTACACCACGAATTCAACCTATCTGCCCTGAGGTTCGCCACGGCGGATAACGTATTTGCCGTCCCTTCGGGATTCCATATACGGCTGCCGGCGGCGTAGCGCAAATTGTACAATTGGAACGCTTGCCACAGTAAGGCTACCGCACGGAGTGGCAGCGGGCGGAAGTAAGGCTGATCCGGAGCACCGCTGCCAAGGTTCGAAGTGGACGCCGGTCACTGTAAAAGGGCAAAGTCTCGTCCGATCGAAACGCGGACGCCGGACACAATGTCGTAGGCATGCTCGACGAACACGTCGTCGCGCCCGACGCCATAGCCGCCCATGCAGATGAATGCCATGACTGGCGAGGACGCCGGTGAATGTCACGGGCGTGAACTGAGAGCATTGGCCGGTGTTGAAGACCTTAAACTTCCGTGGGGGAAAGTGCGACGCCCTTGCTAACTCAGGAGAGCTCGTCCTCACGGAATGCTCGAAAGGCGATGTGGACGGATTGGCTCATGCAGGCGGTGTTCGAAGCTCCAAAACATCGGCGAAGATTGTCCAATCGCGGACTCGCCTTTGCCGGCAGAAATCGGTCTCCGCCTGCTGAGCTGCAGCACTCAGCGAGGCGGCATCGACCTTAAATGCTGCCTGGCACGCACGATGCTCGCCGCCGGCATCGTCGCAAACGATCTTCATAAACCGGACGCTAAATGAAGGCATGCCCCTCTCTTCGTGTGGTTTGCTTATCCACTATTCTGCCATTCGCGCGGGGAGTATTTGATTTGCCTCAAGGAGCATCCCAAGAGGTCTGTCCGATCCTCCGAAGATAGGCCGAAAGTCCGCCGTGAACTTTACGAGCTGTCCGCGATAGTCTTGTGAACGACTGCCGCAAGTGCAGGCTTATCGCGGGCTGATTTCTGCCATGCGCCGGCGGGCTACGCGCGCAAGCGATCGCTGGGCAATGACGCCGAGAACCCCGAACTTGCATCGGCGGTCCACCTGAAGACGCGATTGCAGAAGCCGATCATTACACTTGTCCTAGCCCACGTTTCGATAAGCCCGGTCCAGGACTTCAGCGCCAGAGCTTAAGGTCAGGATCAGCGCCGGCAAGGCTACCGAATGAAAGGCGAAGCATCAATGACCATCGGCGTGCACGGAGCAATGGCGAAAATGTTGTCTTAGCCATGGGCGTGAGTTGCGCCTCAAATCAAGGCGCTGGTCTGTTGCAGAGAACGCGAGGCGCTCGCTGAAGCGCGAGTTCGGAGCATGTCGACAGGCGTCTGCGGCTGGTAGCGGTCACGAGCCACCGATCCCGGACGCGCACAACTTTTTGACAAGCATCAATGCTGCAGCGGCTGCCTCTGATAGAAGTGGTCTTCTAGTAAGGTCAGACGCACGGCAGACAGAAATGCTTGACGCCCATGATGCTTTCATGCCCGGGTACCCGCGGCCGTTCCTAGGACTGCTGCCAGACGCAGCCGCAGCCGCGCGGCGAGCCAATGACCGGCCACATGATAAATTGCGCCGACTTGCGATGGCATCTACTTTATCGGCCTGCGGGACGGCCCTGCTATGCGCTCAGAGCGAAGCTACGCCCATCTAAATGCGCGCGTGAGGAAGGCCACCCACACACAACCAACACGATGACGCCGGAGGACAAGGAGATGTGTCTCACCAACAAAGGACGTGACATGACAGACGGCCGGACCATTTACCCTGCCCGGGCCGGATTACTGGAGCTGCAGTCCAGTAAAACTGGTGCAGCACATCTACAAATATCAATGGCCGAGGCCTTGAGCTGATCCAAATCAATTCGACAAAAGCTCAGATGTCGTTTCCTGGCGCAGATCCAAATATTTCAGTTCGCGAGCGGATCATGTTCCGTCACAACAGCGCAAAGCCGATATCCCTCCGCCGCGGCTGACGCGATCGAGACGCGGGTCGTCCGAACGATATCGGCGTCGGCCTGTCCGCGCAGAACCCAAGCGATGTGCGCAGTGTTAACAAGGTATCTGAATTTGTCACCCCGCAGCTATGAACACCGGCCAGGATCTAATGATCTGACATGGGAGCAGCTTGGAAAGGCGCCGCCCTTCGATCAGGATCTGGAGATTGCCGTGATCGAGGGTAATTCAATTCACCGGGTGGTCTTTCCTTGCCGCCGGATCTTCGGCGGATGGATCAACGCGAATACCGGAGAGCAAATCGCGGTGCGGCCGACGCATTGGCGTATGTGGCCCGGATAGCGCCGTTATCCCAAATGGATTGGTGTGAGTTGGGGTACGGACTGCCTTCGCCGTCCTCTCTTCTGAAACTATCTCGTGGATCGAATGAGGGAGCCTGACGGCATCTCCGAGCGGACCGAATCCGCGCCGAGTGCCTTGCGGTGTCCGTCAAGCATTAGTTTTCTCATTGCTGTCGCGGCCGTTGCCAACGTGCCCATGAGCGACAAATCTCGGCGTAAATTTCCAAATCTCAACCTATACGGCCGCGTACCACGGCATGATTAGCTGCAATACACTTCTGCTTACATGGGTTGCAGATTTTCGGCGAATGTTGTCGCCGTGATCGAGCAGCCGGCAATTCTACCCCGGCCAACGAAACTAGCGCAACGCGTCACCGTCTTTTCTCCGAGACCGTACCTTCCCCGGTCCACGAAGTGGACCGGGCATCATGTCGGCGGCAATGGTAGCCTCGATATTGTGGAAAGCGCAAATCACCACAACCGAATTAGCTTTGTTGAGAACAGACCGGAGCTCGGGATCAACCGATTTGCGGATCGGATGCAGCGCGCAGTTCGCGCGCGGCAGCGACCATGTTGGTGAGCGCCGGCCGAACCTCCTCCCATTTGCGCGTTTTTAGGCCGCAGTCCGGATTGACCCAAAGCTGCGAATCCTGCAAACGCGTCCGAGCTAGCACCATCAGCTCCTTCATTTCGCCCGTCTCGGGGACGCGTGGAGAGTGAATGTCGTACACGCCCGGTCCGATTTGATTTGGATATTCGTACTTCCTGAACGCATCCAGTAGCTCCATTTTCGATCGCGACGTCTCGATTGAAATGACATCCGCATCCATTGCAGCGATCGCACCGATGATGTCGTTAAACTCTGAGTAGCACATATGTGTATGGATTTGCGTTTGATCGGTAACGCCCGATGAGCAGAGGCGGAAGCAATCTCCGGCCCAATCGAGATATGCCTTCCAGTCCGACCGGCGCAATGGCAATCCTTCGCGGAGTGCAGCTTCGTCGATCTGTATTATGGCTGCACCGGCATTCTCGAGATCGCGGACTTCATCGCGCATCGCGAGCGCAAGCTGACGGCAGACCTCGCTTCTAGGAATATCATCGCGAACAAACGACCAGTTCAGGATCGTCACCGGTCCGGTCAACATCGCCTTCATCGGCTTACCAGTTAGTGATTGCGCGTAGCGCCACCATTCCACGGTGATCGGCTTCGGCCGCACTACATCGCCAAACAGGATCGGGGGCCTAACGCAGCGCGAACCATAGGACTGAACCCATCCGTTCCTTGTAAATGCGAAGCCGGCGAGTTGCTCGCTGAAGTACTGCACCATGTCATTACGCTCGAATTCGCCATGCACGAGGACGTCAAGACCGATGTCCTCCTGCCAACGTACGGCGCGGGCTATCTCCTCTTTGAGGAACCTGTCGTATTGCTCCTCGCTCATCGCACCTCGCGCATGCGCCGCGCGAGCATTTCGCACCGCTGCGGTCTGCGGAAACGATCCTATCGTCGTGGTAGGAAAAGCCGGCAGTCCAAAGCGTTCCCTTTGGATCTCGGAACGACGGGCAAACGGGGTGGCGCGCTGGCGCATCGTCTGATCGATCGCCCTCATTCGGACAGCGACGTTGGCATTATGGATCTTCGGCGAGGTCCGGCGGGCAGTCGCGGCGCATTCCGACTCGGCAAGAGCTAGCCCAACATTCTGGTCGCCTGCGAGTACCCGCGCCAGGATCGCAAGCTCACGCATCTTCTGAACCGAGAAAGCAAGCCAGCTCTTGACGTCGGACGCGAGCCCGGTCTCGAGTTCAACATCGACCGGCACGTGAAGCAGCGAGCAGGACGGAGCGAGCTGTACACGGTGCCTGCCAAGCTTCGCAATCGAGGGCTTCAGCCGCTGACGGAGCGACGGCAAGTTCGACCGCCACACATTGCGGCCGTCGATGACACCGAGCGACATGACGAGATCACTTCGGCCGTCAGCAATGATCTGATCCAATAGTTCTGGCGCTCGAACCAAATCGACGTGCAGACCGGAAATTGGCAGGCTCAAGGCAGTATCCAGATTGTCGCCTAGGGCGCCGAAATAGCTCGCAAGCATGATCTTGATAGCGGGTCCCTCCTTTGCGAACCGGTTATAGGCGTGCAGCAACGATTGTCGCGCCGCCTCATCCAGATCAAGGACCAGGCAGGGCTCATCAAACTGAACCCAACTTGCCCCTCGTTTGGCTAATTCATGCAGAAGGTCGATATAGACAGGTATCAGATCATCGAGGAGAGAGAGGGGCTGGAACGCGCTATCGGTACTCTTGCCGAGCTTTAAAAATGTGACCGGCCCGATCAGGACAGGGCGGGTCTGAAAGCCAAGAGCCCTGGCTTCCTCATACTCTTCGACGGGTTTGCGAGAGCACAGTCTGAACGCCTGTCCCCGGTAAAACTCGGGAACCATGTAGTGGTAGTTGGTATCGAACCACTTGGTCATTTCCTGCGCGGGCACGCCAGATCCCCGCGTACTCTGGTCGCAACTCGCATCCTGATCGCCGCATTGCGATCCGCGGGCCATGGCGAAGTACGTCTGGAGCGAAACGGATTCTCCGCTCGAGGCGTAGATCTCCGGGATGGCGCCAACCATGACACTTGTATCAAGCACCTGATCATACAGCGAGAAGTCGTTTGACGGAATGATCGTGACGCCGAGCGATTTTTGACGAGCCCAGTTCGCTGCGCGTAGGCCGGATGCGTCTTCGTACAACTGCTGTTCACTAATCTTTCCAGACCAGTAGCTTTCTAGAGCGAGCTTGAGCTCACGCCTTGGGCCGATGCGTGGCGTTCCGAGCGTAGCAACTGGAAGAGAGAGAGGAGACATCGCGTTAACCCCTGTTGGGGACAAAGGCC includes:
- a CDS encoding IS256 family transposase, whose translation is MNEHSNIVPLRQPDEIDDPLTNILRSGARQLLAQAVEMEAEAFLAAMKGLKLPDGRDRLVRHGHGPVRTIQTGIGAVEVARVKIRDRAVTSDGERIRFTSAILPLWARRTKSLDALLPVLYLRGISTGDFQEALAALLGKDAPNLSPAVVSRLTTEWQLEYERWQKRDLSARRYVYVWADGVFLQARMEDHSECMLVLIGATPEGKKELIGFQVGVRESTQSWHELLVEAKTRGLKIAPEIAVGDGALGFWKALDEVFPATRHQRCWVHKTANILNKVAVSVQASMKKDLREVYLASNRASAEVAIDVFAEKYGAKYDKAVECLTKDRDAMLAFYEFPAEHWDHLRTTNPIESVFATVRHRTVRTKGSLSSTTAKLMVFKLLCAASKTWRRLKGTNQLPKVIAGVRFENGIEVIQVPENHAA
- the metE gene encoding 5-methyltetrahydropteroyltriglutamate--homocysteine S-methyltransferase; its protein translation is MSPLSLPVATLGTPRIGPRRELKLALESYWSGKISEQQLYEDASGLRAANWARQKSLGVTIIPSNDFSLYDQVLDTSVMVGAIPEIYASSGESVSLQTYFAMARGSQCGDQDASCDQSTRGSGVPAQEMTKWFDTNYHYMVPEFYRGQAFRLCSRKPVEEYEEARALGFQTRPVLIGPVTFLKLGKSTDSAFQPLSLLDDLIPVYIDLLHELAKRGASWVQFDEPCLVLDLDEAARQSLLHAYNRFAKEGPAIKIMLASYFGALGDNLDTALSLPISGLHVDLVRAPELLDQIIADGRSDLVMSLGVIDGRNVWRSNLPSLRQRLKPSIAKLGRHRVQLAPSCSLLHVPVDVELETGLASDVKSWLAFSVQKMRELAILARVLAGDQNVGLALAESECAATARRTSPKIHNANVAVRMRAIDQTMRQRATPFARRSEIQRERFGLPAFPTTTIGSFPQTAAVRNARAAHARGAMSEEQYDRFLKEEIARAVRWQEDIGLDVLVHGEFERNDMVQYFSEQLAGFAFTRNGWVQSYGSRCVRPPILFGDVVRPKPITVEWWRYAQSLTGKPMKAMLTGPVTILNWSFVRDDIPRSEVCRQLALAMRDEVRDLENAGAAIIQIDEAALREGLPLRRSDWKAYLDWAGDCFRLCSSGVTDQTQIHTHMCYSEFNDIIGAIAAMDADVISIETSRSKMELLDAFRKYEYPNQIGPGVYDIHSPRVPETGEMKELMVLARTRLQDSQLWVNPDCGLKTRKWEEVRPALTNMVAAARELRAASDPQIG